A single genomic interval of Veillonellales bacterium harbors:
- a CDS encoding efflux RND transporter periplasmic adaptor subunit — translation MNHRFWQEGNKRKSFLIIGILLILCLAITVQMTRKQAAGKSGSGNKVQTTVDVLSVPRTQLIKRISLTGQTVPKAQVDIAAKYQGRIAAVNTDLGQRVAAGQVLIVQDTGDAELTIKQNQASYQQASADAANSNVAFNANYNKAKADYDRAAATYQRYKTLYEVGGIAKDTLDIDEQQMLDAKATLDALVNQMNSNYVPATVESAQAVAEKARHGIAAAEKQRDDLILRAPFSGMIGYRQAEVGAIVSAGQKLLTIVDNSEIHVDCQVSEQDLPALSIGMDVNVQIETLGRQFPGKIIYISPASDSSNLVFSLRIDLTEPDTAVRSGMFTRTILNTVLRSDVLVVPKTAILEKNGKSYVFVINEQNAAEERTVQIGARGDQNVEILAGLTEGEKIALNNLSRLRSGLTIVPNLVALDGGGDSQ, via the coding sequence ATGAACCACCGGTTTTGGCAAGAGGGAAATAAGCGGAAGTCATTTCTCATTATTGGCATTTTACTGATTTTATGTCTGGCGATAACGGTGCAGATGACTCGCAAACAGGCTGCGGGTAAATCAGGGTCGGGAAATAAAGTGCAGACTACGGTGGATGTGTTAAGTGTTCCCCGGACGCAATTGATAAAACGCATATCGCTTACCGGACAGACAGTGCCAAAGGCTCAGGTCGATATTGCGGCAAAATATCAAGGCAGGATTGCTGCGGTCAATACAGATTTAGGCCAGCGGGTAGCAGCGGGGCAGGTGCTGATAGTACAGGATACCGGTGATGCGGAATTGACAATTAAGCAAAATCAGGCGTCTTATCAACAGGCCTCTGCTGATGCGGCAAACAGTAATGTGGCGTTTAATGCTAATTATAATAAAGCTAAGGCGGATTACGATCGGGCTGCGGCCACTTACCAGCGCTATAAGACATTATATGAGGTAGGCGGAATAGCGAAAGACACTTTGGATATTGATGAGCAGCAAATGCTGGATGCCAAGGCGACTTTGGATGCTTTGGTAAATCAAATGAATTCCAATTATGTACCGGCGACAGTAGAATCTGCGCAGGCTGTGGCCGAAAAAGCCCGGCACGGTATTGCCGCCGCCGAAAAGCAACGGGATGATCTCATCTTACGGGCGCCATTTTCCGGAATGATCGGCTATCGTCAGGCCGAAGTCGGCGCTATTGTTTCCGCCGGGCAAAAATTGCTGACGATTGTGGATAACAGCGAGATCCATGTGGATTGTCAAGTATCCGAGCAGGATTTGCCGGCTTTGTCCATCGGTATGGACGTGAATGTGCAAATTGAAACATTAGGGAGACAGTTTCCCGGTAAAATTATTTACATAAGTCCGGCCAGTGACAGCTCTAACTTGGTATTTTCTTTGCGTATCGATCTTACGGAACCGGATACTGCCGTTAGAAGCGGTATGTTTACCCGGACGATTCTGAATACGGTTTTGCGGTCTGATGTTCTGGTAGTTCCCAAGACGGCGATATTAGAAAAGAACGGCAAGAGTTATGTTTTTGTTATTAATGAGCAGAATGCAGCGGAAGAGCGTACCGTTCAGATTGGCGCCAGAGGCGATCAAAATGTGGAAATACTGGCTGGATTAACGGAAGGTGAAAAAATTGCCCTCAATAATCTTTCCCGGCTGCGGTCAGGACTGACAATAGTACCGAATTTGGTTGCCCTGGATGGTGGGGGTGACAGTCAGTGA
- a CDS encoding efflux RND transporter permease subunit, with the protein MNITRFSIQKPVGISMIVMLFVVLGLFSFYRIGVELLPSVNIPYVTVTVNYPGAGTEQVEEDVIKPLENALSSLSNLKHITSVARPEKAQITLEFEFWANVATSAIDATQYVNAAMSKLPTAVKTPSVIKRDINATPIMEISVVSGKPLSDVYTLANDVFVERLQRASGVSDVTLFGGRDKEVAVEVDKDKLSYYNISLSQIANRIQQENVLTPAGSVFTDKTETNVRLTAQYASPEELAGIHVTNAKGINIPLTDLATVREQDKRVTRYARTNGQDVVSLTIYKNSDANLVDTVKAVKQQLDSLRAEYPDYQFVTITDSSTYVQDALHNTLEALIEGLFTTGLVLYLFLRGWRSAAAVLIAIPTSLISTFFVMYIAGFTFNMMSLLGMSLCIGTLVDDSIVVLENIHRHFRMGKDAKTAAEEGRTEIGMAALAITLCDVVVFMPIAFMTGMTGQFFRQFGLTIVFATLCSLFVSFTLTPMLASRFYANGIVEPRGKLWDFMARLENGAIEKYGKILHWSLKNPAKIMVSIALIFFATLSFIPLGIIGSEYMPKTDEGSFRIMMQFPVGQNIDQTNSEVRKIEEYLTTVPEITNYLSSVGTPAGSYGSISVQMVDRKERNRSVWQVTDQIRQYLRKNYPQATSQVSETQSSVAGVSGGSGTGGGGPNTSPVQIELRGASLDNIIKASYRIQDIVSTVPGVKDVRSSYSEGMPEIRLVVDRERLKFFNTTVNEVNNVFSGAVAGTLAGYYANDPTNDSQDTDIYVRIKNSDGFKASDISSIPVQAGTGLVRLSDVARLQDSVGPVMLRRVDKQESINIAANITDRPLQDVLNDISKSIKPEDLGTNVTYRFTGQADNMKSTFTEMAQALGLSLLLVYMLLSTLYESLSTSFIRMFSLPFGLIGALTLLAITRNTLNLYSLIGILVMDGVVAKNGTLLLDYTMTLMGRGMNARDAVIEAGKTRLKPIFMTTLTMITGMLPMALALTAGSETRVAMAWVVIGGLTSSTFFTLVGIPIIFLYFEGKPFSRYRHAISHAYKRLAGKGQQSAG; encoded by the coding sequence GTGAACATCACCCGGTTTTCCATTCAGAAACCAGTCGGCATATCGATGATTGTTATGTTATTCGTCGTACTGGGGTTATTCAGCTTTTATCGCATCGGCGTGGAATTGTTACCGTCGGTTAATATCCCTTATGTAACAGTGACGGTAAATTATCCGGGTGCCGGGACGGAACAAGTTGAGGAAGATGTTATCAAACCTTTGGAAAATGCCTTGTCATCTTTATCAAACCTAAAGCATATTACATCAGTTGCCCGTCCGGAAAAGGCGCAGATAACGTTAGAATTTGAATTTTGGGCCAATGTAGCGACTTCGGCTATCGACGCGACCCAGTATGTCAACGCGGCTATGAGCAAGCTGCCTACTGCGGTGAAGACGCCGTCGGTTATTAAAAGGGATATTAACGCTACCCCCATTATGGAAATCTCCGTTGTTTCCGGCAAGCCGCTGTCGGATGTATATACGCTGGCGAATGATGTATTTGTGGAACGGCTGCAAAGAGCCAGCGGCGTGTCTGACGTTACGCTGTTCGGCGGCCGGGATAAAGAAGTGGCGGTTGAAGTTGATAAAGATAAGCTGTCTTATTACAATATTTCTCTAAGCCAGATTGCCAACCGGATTCAGCAGGAAAATGTACTGACTCCGGCCGGATCGGTTTTTACCGATAAAACGGAGACGAATGTGCGCTTGACGGCTCAATATGCTTCGCCGGAAGAACTGGCGGGCATTCATGTTACGAATGCCAAAGGTATCAATATACCGCTAACGGATCTTGCCACCGTTAGGGAACAGGATAAAAGAGTTACCCGTTATGCCCGCACGAACGGACAGGATGTAGTGTCGCTGACAATTTATAAAAATAGCGATGCCAATTTGGTGGATACAGTAAAAGCGGTAAAACAGCAATTGGATAGTTTACGTGCCGAATATCCGGACTATCAGTTTGTAACGATTACTGATTCTTCCACATATGTGCAGGATGCTCTTCATAATACGCTGGAAGCGCTGATTGAAGGACTGTTCACAACTGGCCTGGTATTATATCTGTTTTTGCGGGGCTGGCGTTCTGCTGCCGCTGTTTTGATTGCGATACCGACTTCCTTAATTTCTACTTTCTTTGTGATGTATATTGCAGGTTTTACTTTTAATATGATGTCGCTGCTGGGAATGTCCTTGTGTATTGGCACGCTGGTGGATGATTCTATTGTGGTGCTGGAGAATATTCATCGCCATTTTCGCATGGGAAAGGATGCGAAGACGGCAGCGGAAGAGGGCCGAACAGAGATTGGCATGGCTGCTTTGGCGATCACCCTTTGTGATGTAGTAGTCTTTATGCCAATCGCCTTTATGACCGGAATGACCGGGCAGTTTTTCCGGCAATTCGGCCTGACAATTGTCTTTGCTACGTTATGTTCACTTTTTGTATCCTTTACCTTGACGCCGATGCTGGCATCCCGGTTTTATGCAAACGGAATTGTGGAACCGAGAGGCAAGCTATGGGATTTTATGGCGCGTTTGGAAAACGGGGCAATAGAAAAATATGGAAAGATATTACATTGGAGCTTGAAGAATCCGGCAAAGATTATGGTAAGTATTGCGTTGATTTTTTTTGCCACCCTTTCTTTTATTCCTTTAGGAATTATTGGCTCCGAGTATATGCCGAAAACAGATGAGGGCAGCTTCCGGATTATGATGCAGTTTCCGGTAGGCCAGAATATTGATCAGACGAATAGCGAAGTAAGAAAAATAGAAGAGTATCTTACGACAGTGCCGGAAATTACTAATTATCTGTCGAGTGTGGGAACTCCGGCTGGAAGCTATGGCAGTATCAGCGTGCAAATGGTTGATCGAAAAGAGCGGAACCGCAGTGTTTGGCAGGTCACTGATCAGATACGGCAGTATCTCAGGAAAAATTATCCCCAGGCCACATCGCAGGTCAGTGAAACTCAGTCTTCCGTTGCCGGGGTATCCGGCGGCAGCGGAACCGGCGGCGGCGGCCCTAACACTTCTCCGGTGCAGATTGAGCTGCGGGGAGCCAGCCTTGACAATATTATTAAGGCCTCCTATAGGATTCAGGATATTGTTTCTACGGTTCCCGGGGTAAAAGATGTTCGCAGTTCCTACAGTGAAGGTATGCCGGAAATCCGTCTGGTGGTTGACAGGGAACGGCTTAAATTCTTTAATACTACCGTTAATGAAGTGAACAATGTATTTTCCGGCGCAGTAGCCGGGACACTGGCCGGCTATTATGCCAACGATCCTACCAATGACAGCCAGGATACCGATATTTATGTACGGATTAAAAACAGTGACGGCTTTAAGGCATCTGATATAAGTTCTATACCGGTTCAGGCCGGAACAGGGTTAGTCAGATTAAGCGATGTGGCCCGGCTGCAGGATAGTGTCGGACCGGTTATGCTGCGGCGGGTGGATAAGCAGGAGTCGATCAATATCGCCGCCAATATAACCGATCGTCCCTTGCAGGATGTATTGAATGATATTTCCAAGAGTATAAAGCCGGAAGATCTGGGGACAAATGTGACTTACCGGTTTACCGGTCAGGCGGATAACATGAAAAGCACTTTCACCGAAATGGCGCAGGCGCTTGGTTTATCCTTACTTTTAGTCTATATGCTTTTGTCTACCTTATATGAATCTCTCTCTACGTCGTTTATTCGGATGTTTTCACTTCCCTTCGGCTTAATCGGCGCATTAACCCTATTGGCCATTACTCGCAATACTCTTAATCTATATTCTTTAATTGGAATCCTGGTAATGGACGGTGTAGTGGCTAAAAACGGCACACTGCTTTTAGATTATACGATGACGCTGATGGGGAGGGGGATGAATGCCCGGGATGCTGTCATTGAAGCCGGTAAAACCAGGCTGAAGCCTATTTTTATGACTACTTTGACGATGATAACGGGAATGCTGCCAATGGCGCTCGCTTTAACTGCCGGCTCGGAGACTCGGGTCGCCATGGCCTGGGTAGTAATCGGCGGCTTGACTTCCTCCACGTTTTTTACGCTGGTTGGCATACCGATTATCTTTTTATATTTTGAAGGTAAGCCTTTCTCAAGATATAGGCATGCCATCAGTCATGCTTATAAGCGCTTAGCAGGCAAAGGACAGCAGTCTGCGGGATAA
- a CDS encoding glutamine--tRNA ligase/YqeY domain fusion protein, giving the protein MDITEKGAMRMSTNPVLPSNFIQNIINEDLQNNKNESRVHTRFPPEPNGYLHIGHAKSICLNFGIAKENNGLCNLRFDDTNPSKEEVEYVDSIQADVHWLGFDWDDRMFYASDYFEQLYQYAVQLIKLGKAYVCDLTADEIRSYRGTLTEPGKDSPYRNRSVSENLALFEKMRTGEFPDGSRVLRAKIDMASPNVNMRDPVIYRILRATHHRTGDQWCIYPMYDYAHPLSDALEHITHSICTLEFEDHRPLYDWVLETLKLEYRPRQIEFARLNLTNTVMSKRKLRQLVEGGYVSGWDDPRMPTISGLRRRGYTPEAIRDFCERIGVAKSNSTVDVAMLEHCIREDLNARAPRAMAVLRPLKVVIDNYPEGVVEELEAENNPECPEMGTRKVSFSRELYIEQEDFSENPPKKFFRLSPGKEVRLKHAYIIKCESIVKDEKTGEVTEVHCTYDPESKSGGATSSRKIKGTLHWVSVSHAVPAVVRLYDYLLLAQAETEEEAEGADFISTLNPNSLIELTNCRLESSLADSAPGSRYQFLRQGYFAVDSVDSQPGALVFNQIVGLRDSWAKAQKKG; this is encoded by the coding sequence ATGGATATAACTGAAAAAGGAGCCATGAGGATGAGCACCAACCCTGTTTTACCTTCAAATTTTATTCAGAACATTATTAATGAAGATTTACAGAACAATAAAAACGAGAGCAGAGTCCATACCCGCTTTCCGCCGGAACCGAACGGCTATCTGCATATTGGCCACGCTAAATCGATCTGTCTTAATTTTGGGATCGCCAAGGAAAATAACGGCCTTTGCAACCTGCGCTTTGATGATACCAATCCCAGCAAAGAGGAAGTCGAATATGTGGATTCCATTCAGGCGGATGTTCACTGGCTGGGATTTGACTGGGATGACCGGATGTTTTATGCTTCCGATTATTTTGAACAGCTTTATCAATATGCAGTTCAATTAATAAAATTAGGGAAGGCCTATGTCTGTGATTTAACGGCTGATGAAATCCGGTCCTATAGGGGTACCCTTACCGAACCTGGTAAGGACAGTCCTTACCGGAACCGCTCGGTGTCAGAGAATCTTGCCTTGTTTGAAAAGATGCGAACCGGCGAATTCCCGGACGGTTCCCGGGTTCTGCGGGCTAAAATTGACATGGCTTCACCTAACGTAAATATGCGTGATCCGGTTATCTACCGGATTTTAAGGGCGACTCATCATCGTACCGGTGATCAATGGTGTATCTATCCCATGTATGATTATGCCCATCCGCTGTCCGATGCTTTGGAGCATATTACCCATTCCATCTGTACCTTGGAATTTGAAGACCATCGCCCGCTGTATGACTGGGTGCTGGAAACTCTTAAGCTGGAATACCGGCCCCGGCAGATCGAATTTGCCCGGCTGAATCTTACCAATACAGTGATGAGCAAACGTAAGCTCCGCCAACTGGTTGAAGGCGGCTATGTAAGCGGGTGGGATGATCCGCGGATGCCGACAATATCAGGTCTGAGACGGCGGGGTTATACGCCGGAGGCAATTCGCGACTTCTGCGAGCGGATCGGAGTCGCCAAAAGCAACAGTACTGTGGATGTGGCTATGCTGGAGCACTGTATCCGGGAAGATCTGAACGCCCGGGCTCCCCGGGCTATGGCGGTTCTTCGTCCCCTGAAGGTCGTCATTGACAATTATCCTGAGGGTGTGGTAGAAGAGCTGGAAGCGGAGAATAATCCGGAATGCCCGGAGATGGGTACACGCAAAGTATCTTTTTCCCGGGAACTGTATATCGAGCAGGAAGACTTCTCTGAAAATCCGCCGAAAAAATTTTTCCGGCTCAGTCCCGGTAAGGAAGTGCGCTTGAAGCACGCTTATATCATCAAGTGCGAATCAATTGTAAAGGACGAAAAGACCGGGGAAGTAACGGAAGTTCATTGCACTTACGATCCTGAAAGCAAGAGCGGCGGGGCTACCAGCAGCCGGAAAATAAAAGGAACACTCCATTGGGTATCGGTTTCTCATGCTGTTCCGGCTGTGGTCCGTCTCTACGATTATCTGCTGCTGGCTCAGGCGGAAACTGAGGAAGAAGCGGAGGGAGCGGATTTTATATCCACGCTGAATCCCAATTCGCTGATTGAGCTTACGAACTGCAGGCTGGAATCCAGTTTGGCCGATTCGGCGCCGGGCAGCCGTTACCAATTTTTGCGGCAGGGCTATTTTGCGGTCGATTCGGTGGATTCCCAACCGGGAGCACTGGTCTTCAACCAGATTGTGGGATTGAGAGATTCCTGGGCTAAGGCTCAGAAGAAGGGATAA